In one Culex quinquefasciatus strain JHB chromosome 2, VPISU_Cqui_1.0_pri_paternal, whole genome shotgun sequence genomic region, the following are encoded:
- the LOC6036603 gene encoding uncharacterized protein LOC6036603 produces MLKPIDGGRYETKFEILDMYQFKVDSDRSCTLRRRSHTHYERFIPSIYVLRDYGTAGGTRVEVYFTARGFRQRQAQNSLIVDQAQRLSYKTNRRCWTRCKVGNRKPNLLRAIHPTLKNIDKCQSTTSTTRKCMVAT; encoded by the exons ATGCTGAAGCCGATCGATGGAGGACGCTACGAGACCAAGTTCGAAATTCTGGACATGTACCAGTTCAAGGTGGACTCCGACCGCAGCTGTACTCTAAGACGCAGGTCTCACACCCATTACGAGCGGTTCATCCCGAGCATCTACGTACTACGAGATTACGGAACTGCTGGTGGAACAAGGGTTGAAGTGTATTTCACTGCACGAGGCTTCCGCCAAAGGCAAGCCCAAAACTCGTTAATCGTTGATCAAG CGCAGCGCTTAAGTTACAAGACAAACCGACGGTGCTGGACCCGGTGCAAAGTAGGCAATCGAAAACCGAACCTGCTACGGGCAATTCACCCTACTTTAAAGAATATCGATAAGTGTCAGTCGACAACATCAACTACAAGAAAGTGCATGGTTGCAACATGA